TTGGAGGTGTACAGCTGGTAACTGTGCAGAAACCAATGCAATCAGGCTGCTGAGCATCACACAGGCGCACATTCAGGCACTCGATGTGCTCAGGCTCCTCCTGTACAGGTATATCGTCGTGATGCTAGAGGTACCAACAGAGTCATCGGCTCCGGTAAGACTAGAAAAGCCAAATAGATGTACAATTAAATCAGCATCAGCCCGGTGAATGGCTGGATTGCTGCAGGTTACGTGTACAGGTGAAGTGGTACAGCGAGACCCCAAGAAGCAGTGGCACAGGTTCCAGCTGCAGAGTGGACCAGCCCAGTTTCATAATCAGGCTTGCACGGGTACCAGTACAGGTATATAATCAGACCATAAAACTACTAACGCATCATACATGTCTCACAGAATTACTTTTAGTTTGTTGAGAAGATATTTTATAAATTGTATTTAGCTACCAGAGAATTCATGGGTTGCTACTGTCAGTATTTGGTGGGGCGTGCTGTGATGAATGTACTGATTCATACAGTATTTATACCAGGACAACTATTCAATGTGTAACTATCACAAGAGCCTTTAGTTCAAGAAAAGCCTATTATAGGTACAAGAATAATTAGTTTGAGAGCCTTAGCCACACAGATTTGATTCACTTTGAATGAATTCTACAGCCATAGACACATAAATACTTTAAACTATTGATTATCAGTGAAATCACAGTTACTGCAGTTTTAATGAGTTCTGTAAACTGAGATATattcactttcacaaattgattctCCCCCATTTCCCATCACCATTCCCAAATGGGTCACTTTCCTTGGGCTGGGTTTTGGTCAAGCTCAGCTCTGGACTCTCCCACTTTGACTGAGGGTGAATCTGAATCCAGGTCAGGCACCTCTCCACAGGACGAGAGAGCGAATCTCCCCAGGCTGTCAAATCCAGGCCACAACTCAGTTCTGGGGAGGGAAGAGTGGACCGAGAGTGCGGaatgggagtgtggggggtggggggggggggggggggggtgaaagagtcaTCCACCAGACCAGCTGGGATGATCCAGAATAGGAGACCCAACCACAGAGAGGGTGGGCAATGGTTTTTTTTGCAGGAGGTGGGGGTTGGCGTAGATGATGATTGggggccgggaagggggggggggggagttggtataTCAGACCATGGGAGCACTCTGTCAAGAGTACGCTAGTGCAATGGTTATGTTACCAGATTAGAAGCCCAGAGTTGTAGACTATGAGAGAGTGTGTTCAAAATGTACCTTTGAGAATTTGAATTAAATTCAGGAAATAAAAATCCAAAGTGTCCATGCAGCCGCAGGAttgtcctttagcgaaggaaatctgccatccttaccctgccTGGCCTACAAGGGAGTCCAGTCCAATTCCAACAAGATTGGCTCTCGTGTCCTCCGAGTGGCCAGGCAAGGCACTCAGTTGCCTCAAAGCCACTACCAGGGGTTCAAGAGGTTTCACCTCCATCCTTTGGGTGTGACCAGGGGACCAGCACTGCCAGCGACGCTCGTTCATTTGATTAAAAACCAATGGTGTCCCCCCAAGAGTGAAAAGGGAGTTTCCTGTCCGTGACGGCGGGTTGGAAACTGCAACATGCACTTGTGCGGTCGATGAGATCAAGATACTGCACAAATGGGGGCAGCAccatggctcagtgggttagccctgttgccgaggtcccaggttcgatcccggctctgggtcactgtccgtgtggagtttgcacattctccccgtgtttgcgtcggtttcgcccccacaaccccaaagatgtgcagggtgggtggattggccacgctaaattgccccttaattggaaaaaatgaattgggcactctaaacttattttaaaaaaagatactgCACAAATCTTCCCTTcctcatttcccccctccctccagcccgGCTAGCCTTGGGAGCTTAGGGGATTCAAAGAGTTGAATGGTATCCTTAGAGGCAAATACCACAGTGAAGGCAGCTCAGTGTACAGAGACCAGTTAAGATATCATCTTTCCTGGGCAGCATGGCTTACTGTTAATAGGCTTCAGCTACTAGGCCTAGGTCGGAATATAAGATAACATGAAGACTATTTAATTGACTTATTCATAAGCTAGGGAGGTGAGGAGTGTCTAGGAAGAAGGGAGCCTTGTGTTGAGAACTCCAGTCTAGTAATATGGGAAATTCTACGTGGAAGTGTTACTGTTGAAGTAGACATAGGCCATGTAAACTTGGCATTTTCCCATGCCAACTGTCGGGAGCCATGCCCCCCGAGTGGCATATACCACCCACTTTCCTCTGCCGCAGTGGCTGATGAGTTGACCCTTTGCGATTCCTTGTGGTCTTGCCTCCAGCCCTTCGAGTGAGGAGTAGTGCGCGGTGCTCTGGTTGCATGGTTGGCCGCTGTCCTTGCTGCCTCTCCTCATAGGAGGCCTTGCTGGCACTCCAGGGGCCTGGCTGGGTCCCGGAATAGCGGGGAGCCGGTCGCTCCATCCAGCCCTGCCTTCTTATTCGGCCTATGAGTGGAGGCTTCCGGGAATACCAGGCCTGGCGCGGCGCACAGTCCCTGCGTTCCCGCAGGGTTGAATGTGCTGCTCCCACGCGGGACACTTCAAGCCTCTTGGGTCTGAACTGAATGAGAGGCAATTCCTTGGCACTGGCCTCCTGTGGGAGGACAACAACCTGAGGGCCTAAAGTTAGGCTAGTTCGGTCGGTGAGCGAGTCTTCCCGTGTGTCTTGAGCCAGCTCCGAGCCAGTTCCAAATTGGTGCTGCAGTCGGGGGCCCTGGTAATCCCCTCGGTTCTCCTTGTCGTCCCCACCATCGCCCGGGGCACCGTCGAATGAGTTGCCCGTCCATTTAGGGTCGCCATTGGCCTCTTCCTCGTCTTCCGCAGAAGCACTCAGGTCACGCAGGAAGACCACAATGACGGTGATGTTGTCACTGGAGCCGGCATCGCGGGCCGAGGCCACCAGCTTGTGGGCCACCATGCTGCTATCGCCATTGTTTTCCTTCAGGTGATCAGCCACCACCTTGACCGCCTCCTCGGGCTCCATGGTGTCGTAGAAGCCATCGCAGGCGAGGATGAGGTAGTCCTCGGTTCCGTCCAGCACCATGGAGTCACTGTCTGCCTCGCCACAAATGTACGGCTTGTGTTCGGCGTCCCCTGGGTGAATTAAAAACCACACAGTTAAACACAGAAACTAGAAACGAGAAAGCTTACATTTCTGACCCTTCCCCTCGCAGTGACAGCATAAATAAGCACTGGGTCAGaagtaggccaatcagccccttgagtctgctccaccattcgacaaGATCGCAGTTGATCTTCTCCCTTCACTCCCTtcgggggtagcacggtggcgcagtggttagcactgctgcctcacggcgccgaggtcctaggttcgatcccggccctgggtcactgtccgtgtggagtttgcacattctccccgtgtctgcgtgggtctcacccccacaacccaaagatgtgcaggcgaggtggattggccacgctaaattgccccttaattggaaaaaaatgaattgggtactctaaaatttattttttggggcagcacggtagcacaagtggacagcactgtggcttcacagcgccagggtcccaggttcgtttccccgctgggtcactgtctgtgcggagtctgcacgttctccccgtgtctgcgtgggtttcctccgggtgctccggtttcctcccacagtccaaagacatgcaggttagatggattggccgcgataaattgccccttagtgaccaaaaacattaggaggggttacagggatagggtggaagtgagggcttaagtgggtcggtgcagactcaatgggctgaatggcctccttctgcactgtctgttctatgtcccATCTTTTCGGACTCTCCCAAATCCCTCGACATTCtgtactggatgaacagaaatttcctccaggtAAATGTTGGGAAGACTGAAGACATTGTTTTCAACCCGTTTCCTAATTCCATTCCCTCGCTTTCAAGTCCATCCCTCTGCCTGGCAACAGTCCGAGATTTAGCCATCCTGTGCACAACTTTGGTGGCGGCATTTGACCCCCAGGTGAGCTCCCAACCTCTTTTTCGCTCCATCACAAAGACCTGTGTGCACCTGGGGAATATCATCCGACTTCACACCCTTGGCTCCGTTCATGTGCTGCTCAGATCCTCATCCATTCCTTTGCCACCTCCAGAGGTGACCATTCCCTGACGTCTCTCCCACATTTCACCCTCTGTAAACTTATTCCAAAACTCGCAACCAGTCCCGCTACTCGATTAACGCCGTGCTCACTAACCTACACCGGTTACCGGTCacacaacatcttgattttaaaattctcacccaggTTTAACCCTCCATGACCTCGCCCCTCCATTTCGCTGTAATCTCCTCCGGACTCTCAGCCTTCTGAGCTATCAGCGCTTCTCTAACTTTGGCCCCTTGCGCATGGCCAATTTTAATGGCTCCACGAttgggtggctgtgccttcagttgtccAGGCCCCAAACTCTGGAATACACTTCCTACACCTCGCGGCCTTGTTTTCCTTCTTTAGTgcacacttcttaaaacctacctctttggccgaGCTGTCCCCTGTCCTAACATTGCCTGATGTGGCTCACTCTCTGATTTTGTTTTATAAAGTCCCGTGCTGTTGTTGATTCCCTTCGTATCTATGACAACTGGAGAACGTTTGGAATATTGAATTCTAAgtattggcaatttaagggttaaaagcctggggttagagtgtgctCGACTGCAGTGGTGATGATTTATCTGCTTTGTAGGGCCTGGGTGTTTGTAGCAGCCGGaagatgaaattgacaaaggaatgtgtttttcagtctgggctaatggactctggtttgactggggaagtccctggggagttaatgaggCTTTGCAGCCttcagagatcatttgtttttcagcttggggagatgaagtcattgctgggtggagccaaagaAGGCAGAGACACATTTTTGAAAAGTGTTAGAGAGGCAGCTTCTTGGCGAAAGCTTTGAAGAGAggggttgaattctgatctgcctgacacggagtccacaattctcccacggtAAGAGAGATTGAGATCTGTATgtttcttttcctgttgtttaatggggaattgagtagtagtgtttaaggagcCATTATAAGGTGTTCTTTTTGGgtttgaagttaaaaagtttaatattgtattcataataaagttttgttttaaaaataagcaagccctattttttcattcaatcactcctggagtgaatcattcttttcgcagtcttacaaataaactaaattaTTGGGATTTCAGTTAGCATTCTAGCCACTGTTGcactctggtctgggattgtaataatccAAAAATCTAGTGATCCCCCCTCGAATattcttttattttaaattttagagtacccaattctttttttccaattaaggggcaatttagcgtgaccaatccacttaacctgcacatctttgggttgtgggggtgagacccacgcagacacggggagaacgtgcaaactccacacggacagtgacccggggccgggatcgaacccgggtcctcggcgccatgaggcagcagtgctaaccactgcgccaaccccTTGAATATTCTAAATGGCCTcacatccacagctctctggggttgaGGATTTTAAGGATTCAACAACCATGCAGGTAAAAACACACACTAACTGCAGTGGCAGAGGTTTTTACTCTTATATCGATATATTACAGCTGCCGTTCACAATCTCAGggtgtgctttacagccaattaagtactttttttgCACCTAGAGTGAAGGGGAAAGCAGCAGTCAAGCTGTGCATGACAGGAAAGTGACAATGACCCAACATTAGATTTCTTTTTGTGATGTTTAAGGGAGAAAGGTTGACTGGGAGACCAGGGAGAGCTCTGCTCCAGTCTTCCAAAGGCGCAGTGCGATATTTAATCCGGTTTATTATCTCATTCGAAAAACACCGCAGGTCTCCCTCAATACTACACCGACAGCATCAGGCTGTGACGCTCAAGTACACAAACTTTCCAGTTTTGCACAttttcccggtgtctgcgtgggtctcacctacaCAACCCGAAGGGTAGGTGGAATTCCCACAAACTTTCTGACTCAGTACCATGACCGATACTGCCGCACAGACCACGAGTTTATTCAGAACCAAACAGATTTTACGTTTCAATTGCGATTCAGCTgataatcacactgtcccactctgcaGGACCAGGATAAGAAGCATTCACAGTCAGTCCGAGTGTTAAAGCCTTGCCACCCTCACAGTCCGAGGGTTAATGCCTCGTCACCCTCACAGTCCGAGGGTTAATGCCTCGTCACCCTCACAGTCCGAGGGTTAATGCCTCGTCACCCTCACAGTCCGAGGGTTAATGCCTCATCACCCTCACAGTCCGAGGGTTAACACCTCGTCACCCTCACAGCCCGAGGGTTAACACCTCGTCACCCTCACAGTCCGAGGGTTAACACCTCATCACCCTCACAGTCCGAGGGTTAACGCCTCCTCACCctcatcagaatcagacacaggttgTCCGAGAGGAGCAGGTTTCCTGCTTTCAATCAAACCCTCACTGGGCAACGCTGAACTAAACTGCACAaacgggaaaatgctggaaaatgatccgaAGAAGCTCCCAAATGAATGGTCCACACTCTCTGTCCCTGGGTGACACAGAGCACCGGGAACGGCTCAGATCTCCGTATTGATAAGGATATGGAGGAGGACCAGAACCAGGGCCATCAATATACAGTCTAATAAACCCAGTGGGGAATTCAAGAGAAACCTATTGACcgacggagtggggagagtgtggaactcactaccacagggagtggccgAGGCCAATAACATCAATGCATTGAAGAGGAATGAGGGAGGAAGGGATAGGAGGAGGTGTCGATGGGGGCGAGATAAGGTTGGGCGAGAGAAGGTATGCATGGAGcaggtggactgaatggcctcatcctgtgtTGTAGATTGGATGTAATTAAAGTCCGGTTGGTGTGGCACTCTGACGTGTGGACAGATAATAGGAAAAAGCAATAAAGGGACAGAGTCGGGTCCCTGTAAACACCTCACCGATGGCTCTGGAGACAGAAAGGCTTCCGTTAACTCGCCAGGCCCCGAACCACACCACACAGCCCCCGAGTGCCTCGATCCGTTGCTTCTCATCCTGAGGGAGAAAAGGGGAAGAACAAGTCAGCTAAACGGATCAGCCGGTCTGAGACATTTGCTTAAGCACCTTTAACCCAGTGGTGGTGGGCCGAAAGCTTCAGTGGGCATGTGCCTTTCAATTGGAGCTGTTTCTGTCTGCACCTTCCATCATTGGGCGAAAATTAAGCAATGTGCTATTGGATTCACCCCATTATCCCTTTCTGGGCATTGCCAATTCCACATTGCCAGAACcagaaattaaaaaaaaagatttcctGTGCCCAGTGTTTAACCTTCATAAGGTATTTTTCTtaaatctttttgatctatgcactCTCTGACACAACTCTTTCAGCTACAAATTCCTACCTCCTCATTTATAATGGGAACGGTCATGTAAATATGATGAGCTGTTGTCACACCCTCCCACCAGCAGCTCCGCCACTGGCAGGAGGGTATCATTGCAGTGTGACAGGTTTACATAGAGAATgaccatttttttttaaatttgagagtatccaattccttttttccaattaaggggcaatttagtgaggccaatccacctaccctgcacatttttgggttatggggccgaaacccacgctaacacggggagaatgtgcaaactccacacggacagtgacccagggccgggatcgaacctgggacctcggcgccgtgaggccgcagtgctaacccactgcgccaccgtgctgccctgagaatgACCATTATAAACAGTCAAGTAGGAATTTACAACAGATAGAAGGAAAGTAGAACTTCAAATAATGAGAAAATGTTATCTCCGTGTCCTGACCCAATTCCCTGCATGTTAACACGTGAGAGGTCAGCTGGTCTTGGCACCCCACGTTCTAGAAATCTCCAGAGTCAAAAATTAGACCCTGTTGTCCGAAACCCTGGCAACTCAAATTGGAATAAACCGGTTTAAATAAAAACCTGATGAACTGCTTGAAGGTAGTTGGGATAGGCAAGGAAAGCAAATGTACCAGACACATTGGTGAGACTGTGGTTCTGGTCACATTACTTAAGGAGGGAGGCACTGGAGgtcgttcagagaaggttcactaggcagaTTTCTGGACAAAGGGCTTGTCTTGTGAGGGAAGGATGAACAGGTTGggtctatacccattggagttcaagaagaaagagaggtgatcttattaaaacatgaGGGGGTCACGACAGggtggatattgggagggtgtTTCGTCTTGTGAGGAATCTGGAAGCGGgtgcacagtttcagaataagggggtcTCCCATGTAAGACAGCgatgaggtggaatttcctctCTCGAGAGGGTCTTCAGTCTTTGAAATCCCCTTCCTCAGGCAGCAATGGACATCAGGGTCACGACTGAGTCAGACAGATGTTTGGTTGACCAACGAGTCAAGGGTCacggggggcaggcaggaaagtgctgTTAAAGCCACAGCCAGATCGgccgtgatcttactgaatggtggaagaGTAGGCCGAATCCTACTCTTGCTCCCAATTCTGATGATGTTATGTAGCAGGAAttcccctcgctgctgtcctcctgTGTTGTGGTGCAAAGAGTGAGTCAGGGGCTGTCAATAGGACCACAAGGCCCAATCCTGTGCGGGTCCAGCCTCCTTTCAGGAGAACAGATTTTGCGGTGTCTGTCTGCCAGGACACTGCGGGGGGGTGAAACCTCCACCCTCCTTCAAAGTAGTGGCCACCGGAGGGCAGACGGGGCCTCGGTTgaatgtctcacctgaaagacagctcctccgacagtgcggcactccctccgcactgcacAGGCGCGACAGCTGGGATCATGGGCCTGGGTTTCCGTGGGTCGGACTCAAACCCAGCTCCTTCTGACGCGAGGACCACGCACCCTGTACAACAGTAAATTAACAGCGTTGTCCGCTTACCTCTCGGTCAGGTTTGTGAGGTTTCATCAGTTCCACTGCCTGGCCCTTTCGTACCAACATCACCTGGGAGTCACCCAGCCACGCCACGTGGAGCATGTTCCCACGCATAAAAGTCACAACACCAGTTGTTCCACACCGCAGGTTCTAGCAACAATGAAATGAGAAGGAGACATATTTGTATCGGAGATTGATTAAAACCTCACGCAGATCTTCCTGTGGGGAGAGATCGGAGTCTGTCCCTAACCCCCCCACAGCAACGAGCAGATAGAGGTAACTTCAGACAGCCTTCCACCCATTCCCCCAATACCACCTCCCCAAAAACCTCTCAAAACTTGTCAATGCCACTGTTGTGCGCTGTACAGAATATTACCCACTACACCCCCAGCCCCGAGTTGGGTGGGCCATGCGACCCACCCAGCTCGTGCCAGCTCACCCTCCTGTTCTTTCTTACCTCATTCTGCTGGGAGCTGAATGAAACAGACCGGGGGCAAATTCACGCAGGGAGAGGGGAGGAATTTCCCCCTTTACTAATGGAGACCACAGGTGGATAGGAAGACACCTCAACCTCCAACTTGCACCTGTAGCTTGCACCAGAAGGAGTGAACACTGCAAACTGTAGGCTCCTCGGTTACGTCCAGAGATTGGAGGAACTAGGCTAGCTCTCTCTAAAGCGGCGATGGTTCTGGGGAAGGTTTTCAAAATTAGGCAGGGGTTTGACCAAGAAAATAGGGAGAAACGGTTTCGACTGCAGGTCGCCAACCAGAGATTTGAAATAAGTGGCTGAAGAACGAGAGGGGAAATAGGGAGAAAGCTCTTCACTGGACCTGGGATTAGCCTCGGAAAGGCGGATCCAGGTTCTATAGTAACTCAGTGTAATTGGACAATGCACTAGAAAGAGGATTTATTGGCGGGATAATGGGGGAGAAAGCTGGAGGTTGTGGGACTAAATTGGGCTGCGCATTCAAAAAGCTATTCGGTTCATGACaggcctggggctggtttagcacagtgggctaaaccgctggcttgtaatgcagaacaaggcagcagcgcgggttcaattcccgtaccagcctccccgaacaggcgccggaatgtggcgactaggggcttttcacaataacttcattgaagccgacttgtgacaataagcgataatgatgacgatgattattattatttttattattattattattattaataatagaaGATTCAGTGTAGCCCAGGGAGCGTCACCCAGAATTTCCTGGCTGTCAAAATGGTCGACAGGCCGAGTTTACATTGGGTCAATTCATTGCCCGGATATAAACTCATCCGGGCCGCACCCACCCCAATCCCCTCACGATGGGGACATTGCTGATCTCTGCAGGATCGATGGTAACACTGGTGTAGCTGGAGGTTGGGGATGTagctggggttgggggtgtagctgggggttggggatgtagctgggggttggggatgtagctgggggttggggatgtagctgggggttgggggtgtagctgggggttgggggtgtagctgggggttgggggtgcagctgggggttgggggtgcagctgggggttgggggtgtagctgggggttgggggtgtagctggaggttgggggtgtagctggggttgggggtgtagctggggttgggggtgtagctgggggtttgggggtgtagctggaggttgggggtgtagctgctggttggggggttgtagctgggggttggggggtgtagcgggggggttgggggttgtagctgggggttgggggtgtgactgggggttggggggtgtagctgggggttggggtgtagctgggggttggggggtgtagcttggggttggggggtgtagctgggggttggggggtgtagctgggggttggggggtgtagctgggggttggggggtgtagctgggggttgggggtgtagctgggggttgggggtgtagctgggggttgggggtgtagctgggggttgggggggtgtagcgggggttgggggttgtagctgggggttggggtgtagctgggggttgggggtgtagctgggggttggggatgtagctgggggttgggggtgtagctgggggttgggggggtgtagctgggggttggggggggtgtagcgggggttgggggttgtagctgggggttgggggtgtagctgggggttgggggggtgtagctgggggttgggggggtgtagctgggggttgggggggtgtagctgggggttgggggtgtagctgggggttgggggtgtagctgggggttgggggtgtagctgggggttgggggtgtagctgggggttgggggtgtagctgggggttgggggtgtagctgggggttgggggtgtagctgggggttgggggtgtagctgggggttgggggtgtagctgggggttgggtgtagctgggggttggggggtgtagctgggggttggggggtgtagctgggggttgtagctgggggttcggggttgtagctgggggttgggggttgtagctgggggttgggggttgtagctgggggttgggggtgtagctgggggttgggggttgtagctgggggttgggggttgtagctgggggttgggggttgtagctgggggttgggggttgtagctgggggttgggggttgtagctgggggttgggggttgtagctgggggttgggggttgtagctgggggttggggggttgtagctgggggttggggggttgtagctgggggttggggggttgtagctgggggttggggggttgtagctgggggttggggggttgtagctgggggttgggggtgtagttgggggttgggggtgtagttgggggttgggggtgcagctgggtgttgggggggtagctgggagttgggggggatgtagctggggttgggggtgtagctgggggttgggggtgtagctgggggttggggatgtagctgggggttgggggtgtagctgggggttgggggtgtagctgggggttgggggggtgtagctgggggttgggggggtgtagcgggggttgggggttgtagctgggggttgggggtgtagctgggggttgggggggtgtagctgggggttgggggtgtagctgggggttgggggtgtagctgggggttgggggtgtagctgggggttgggggtgtagctgggggttgggggtgtagctgggggttgggggtgtagctgggggttgggggtgtagctgggggttgggggtgt
The window above is part of the Scyliorhinus torazame isolate Kashiwa2021f chromosome 12, sScyTor2.1, whole genome shotgun sequence genome. Proteins encoded here:
- the ppm1e gene encoding protein phosphatase 1E, with product MVFTKLHEVCCSWAKDLPLTRRTHPYFETSIHAIKNMRRKMEDKHVCVPDFNTLFNLEDQEEQSFFAVFDGHGGVDAAIYASLHLHVNLVRQEIFQHDPAEALCRAFRLTDERFIQKAARENLRCGTTGVVTFMRGNMLHVAWLGDSQVMLVRKGQAVELMKPHKPDREDEKQRIEALGGCVVWFGAWRVNGSLSVSRAIGDAEHKPYICGEADSDSMVLDGTEDYLILACDGFYDTMEPEEAVKVVADHLKENNGDSSMVAHKLVASARDAGSSDNITVIVVFLRDLSASAEDEEEANGDPKWTGNSFDGAPGDGGDDKENRGDYQGPRLQHQFGTGSELAQDTREDSLTDRTSLTLGPQVVVLPQEASAKELPLIQFRPKRLEVSRVGAAHSTLRERRDCAPRQAWYSRKPPLIGRIRRQGWMERPAPRYSGTQPGPWSASKASYEERQQGQRPTMQPEHRALLLTRRAGGKTTRNRKGSTHQPLRQRKVGGICHSGGMAPDSWHGKMPSLHGLCLLQQ